From Cannabis sativa cultivar Pink pepper isolate KNU-18-1 chromosome 8, ASM2916894v1, whole genome shotgun sequence, a single genomic window includes:
- the LOC115698811 gene encoding glycerol-3-phosphate dehydrogenase [NAD(+)] — protein MAPPAQEVQPSLTPINDEQPPFSKSRVTVIGSGNWGSVASKLIASNTLTLPSFHDEVRMWVFEETLPSGEKLTEVINRTNENVKYLPGIKLGRNVVADPDLENAVKDANMLVFVTPHQFMEGICRSLVGKVREDVEAISLIKGMEVKMEGPCMISTLISQQLGLNCCVLMGANIANEIAVEKFSEATVGYKGNREIAEKWVQLFNTPYFMVTAVQDVEGVELCGTLKNVVAIAAGFVDGLEMGNNTKAAIMRIGLREMKAFSKLLFSSVKDSTFFESCGVADLITTCLGGRNRKVAEAFAKNGGKRSFDELEAEMLRGQKLQGVSTAKELYEVLSHRGWLELFPLFATVHEICIGRLPPSAIVEHFGRKPKFTLPI, from the exons ATGGCTCCTCCAGCTCAAGAAGTTCAACCATCTTTAACCCCCATTAACGATGAACAACCGCCTTTCTCCAAATCCAGAGTCACAGTTATCGGAAGCGGCAACTGGGGTAGTGTGGCTTCCAAGCTCATTGCATCCAACACCCTCACTCTCCCCTCTTTCcatg ATGAAGTGAGGATGTGGGTATTTGAGGAAACATTGCCAAGTGGTGAAAAGCTCACAGAAGTCATCAATCGAACCAAT gaaaatgttaaatatttgcCTGGTATAAAGCTTGGCAGAAATGTGGTTGCTGACCCTGACCTTGAAAATGCTG TAAAGGATGCAAACATGTTGGTATTTGTGACCCCACATCAATTTATGGAGGGGATTTGCAGAAGTCTTGTTGGGAAGGTGAGAGAAGATGTGGAAGCTATTTCTTTGATTAAAGGAATGGAGGTTAAGATGGAAGGTCCATGCATGATCTCCACACTCATTTCTCAGCAATTGGGTCTGAATTGTTGTGTCCTGATGGGGGCTAACATTGCTAATGAG ATTGCTGTGGAAAAGTTCAGTGAAGCTACAGTTGGATACAAAGGGAACAGAGAGATTGCAGAGAAATGGGTTCAGCTGTTCAATACTCCCTATTTCATGGTCACAGCT GTACAAGATGTGGAAGGAGTAGAATTATGTGGGACACTGAAAAATGTTGTGGCTATAGCAGCAG gttttgttgatgGATTGGAGATGGGAAATAACACCAAG GCTGCAATAATGAGAATTGGTCTGAGAGAGATGAAGGCATTTTCCAAATTGCTGTTTTCATCTGTTAAAGACAGTACATTTTTCGAAAGCTGCGGTGTAGCTGATCTCATAACAACATGCT TGGGAGGAAGAAACAGGAAGGTAGCAGAGGCTTTTGCAAAGAATGGAGGGAAAAG GTCATTTGATGAACTTGAAGCAGAGATGCTTCGAGGCCAAAAACTACAG GGTGTCTCAACTGCTAAAGAGCTTTACGAGGTTTTGAGCCACCGGGGATGGCTTGAATTATTTCCTCTGTTTGCAACCGTGCACGAGATCTGCATTGGTCGTCTCCCACCTTCAGCCATTGTTGAACACTTTGGGCGCAAACCAAAGTTCACGCTCCCTATCTGA
- the LOC115698812 gene encoding uncharacterized protein LOC115698812, whose product MGGVTSSMAAKFAFFPPNPPSYKLVTDDRTGLLLLSPYPHRENVEVLKLPTRRGTEIVAIYIRHPMATSTLLYSHGNAADLGQMYELFIELSIHLRVNLMGYDYSGYGQSSGKPSEQNTYADIEAAYKCLEESYGTRQEDVILYGQSVGSGPTLDLAAKLPQLRAVVLHSPILSGLRVMYPVKRTYWFDIYKNIDKIPLVNCPVLIIHGTSDEVVDCSHGKQLWELCKEKYEPLWLKGGNHCNLEQYPEYIRHLKKFISTVEKSPSQRYSSRRSTDQYEQPRKSTDILFEVSRKSTDRREKPRHSTDRAEKLKNQFSNVDKLEKLRISFDHMERSRRSVDCHEKSRKSIDHQLERGRKSVDRLDRIRTG is encoded by the exons ATGGGTGGGGTGACTTCATCCATGGCGGCCAAGTTTGCCTTTTTTCCACCAAACCCACCTTCCTACAAGTTGGTCACCGATGACCGTACTGGTCTCTTGCTTCTGAGTCCTTATCCTCACCGTGAAAACGTTGAGGTTCTCAAATTGCCCACTCGCCGTGGCACTGAGATAGTCGCCATCTACATTCGTCACCCCATGGCCACATCAACTCTTCTCTACTCTCATGGCAACGCCGCCGATCTGGGTCAGATGTATGAGCTCTTCATCGAATTAAGCATCCATTTGAGAGTTAATCTCATGGG GTATGACTATTCTGGATATGGGCAATCATCTGGCAAG CCAAGTGAACAGAATACATATGCTGATATTGAAGCTGCATACAAGTGTCTTGAAGAGAGCTATGGTACTAGGCAAGAAGATGTGATCCTTTATGGCCAATCTGTTGGAAGTGGCCCAACTTTGGACCTTGCAGCTAAGCTGCCTCAGTTAAGAGCTGTTGTTCTTCATAGTCCAATATTATCTGGTTTAAGAGTCATGTATCCTGTAAAGCGTACATACTGGTTTGACATATATAAG AATATTGACAAAATCCCACTTGTTAACTGCcctgttcttatcattcat GGAACCTCAGATGAAGTTGTTGATTGTTCCCATGGCAAACAGCTCTGGGAATTGTGTAAAGAAAAATATGAACCTTTATGGCTCAAGGGGGGAAACCATTGTAATTTAGAACAATACCCTGAGTATATCAGGCATCTCAAAAAGTTTATATCAACTGTTGAGAAATCTCCTTCGCAGAGATACAGTTCTAGGAGAAGCACAGACCAGTACGAGCAGCCTCGAAAGAGTACAGATATATTATTTGAAGTTTCAAGGAAGAGTACTGATCGAAGAGAAAAGCCGAGGCATAGTACAGACAGGGCTGAGAAACTGAAAAACCAATTCAGTAATGTTGATAAACTAGAAAAATTAAGGATTTCTTTTGACCATATGGAAAGGTCTCGGAGAAGTGTGGATTGCCACGAGAAGTCCCGGAAAAGTATTGACCACCAATtggagagaggaagaaagagtgTTGATCGATTGGATAGAATAAGAACAGGGTAA